Within the Magnetospirillum sp. ME-1 genome, the region GATGCTGGCCACCGTGCTGGGCGCGGTAACCTGGTACATCGCCTGGAAGAACGACTATCCCCGCCTGCCCCAGGCGACCTGGGGCCAGCGCTTCCGCACGCTGCGCGAGGCCATCTGGGGCCTGGCCCTGATCGTCATCGTCATCGGCGGCATCTACACCGGCGTGTTCACCCCCACCGAGGCGGCGGCCATGAGCGCGGTCTACGCCTTCCTCATCGCGGTGTTCGTCTACAAGGACATGCCGCTCAAGGGCGTGGGCAAGATCCTGCTGTCGTCGGCCTCCATGTCGGCCATGCTGCTGTACATCATCACCAACGCGGTGCTGTTCAGCTTCGTGCTGGCCAACGAGAACATCCCCCACGCCATCGCCGACTGGATCGTCGGCAAGGAGCTGGGCGTCATCGCCTTCCTGCTGGTGGTGAACCTGCTGCTGCTGGTCGCCGGCAACTTCATGGAGCCGTCGTCCATCGTCCTGATCATGGCCCCCATCCTGTTCCCGGTGGCCATGAAGCTGGGCATCGACCCGGTGCATTTCGGCATCCTGATCGTGGTCAACATGGAGGTCGGCATGTGCCATCCCCCGGTGGGCCTCAATCTTTATGTGGCATCGGGCATCACCAAGATGGGCATCACCGACCTTACCGTGGCGGTGTGGCCCTGGCTGCTGGCCATGCTGGGCTTCCTGGTGGTGGTGACCTACTGGCCGCCGCTGTCCATCTGGCTGCCCAAGATGCTGGGGGTGATGTGACAGTGTCATCCTGAGCAGCGCGAAGGATCTTTCAGTCTCCGTTCTCACCTGAAAGACCCTTCGGCGATGCCTCAGGGTGACAAGAGAGTCAGGGGCAGGCCCGCAGGCGGGTCTGCCCCTTTTCCTTGTGCAACTCGCCGCAGACACCGTCCACGCACAGCCGCCAGTCGGCGGTGAA harbors:
- a CDS encoding TRAP transporter large permease; amino-acid sequence: MNSAVIFGLLIALMLTGMPISISLGLTVLSFLFLFTQVPIESVALKLFTGIEKFEIMAIPFFILAGNFLTHGGVARRMINFATAMVGHWYGGLGLAGVMACALFAAVSGSSPATVVAIGSIILPAMVRQGFPNKFGAGVITTSGALGILIPPSLVMVMYAVATNTSVGALFMAGVIPGLMLATVLGAVTWYIAWKNDYPRLPQATWGQRFRTLREAIWGLALIVIVIGGIYTGVFTPTEAAAMSAVYAFLIAVFVYKDMPLKGVGKILLSSASMSAMLLYIITNAVLFSFVLANENIPHAIADWIVGKELGVIAFLLVVNLLLLVAGNFMEPSSIVLIMAPILFPVAMKLGIDPVHFGILIVVNMEVGMCHPPVGLNLYVASGITKMGITDLTVAVWPWLLAMLGFLVVVTYWPPLSIWLPKMLGVM